One Sphingomicrobium marinum genomic window carries:
- a CDS encoding ABC transporter substrate-binding protein, translating to MIRPLPFLFALGAVGMLTACGDDNPGETRVIVIDDQPELIDAARTPPDAGDAVLIDALAQGLVRFDARGQVVPGLAERWHVSNDGRSYIFRLGAASWADGQPVVARDVAQALERLVDAPRHPLRDALQNIDDVVAMTDRVIEIRLSRPQAGLLSILAQPELGIISRDGGSGPFLLGENEEEGDAAGFHLSRLVTDRASETSSEEVVHLTGLDAQAAIAAYLDSQADLVLGGGFATLPYAQNANLPGGALQFDPVRGLFGLVPMRNRGPLADRDFRRALSRSVDRAALINDLGVPGLTPRATILQNGLVGDVRIASPAWLDTPVTERQAAIAARLRAQLGPADAQQSALAKVSVFLPAGPGSDILFNRLAADWGRIGVEASRTESAAQADYALIDVVAPSTGLDWFVNRFRCARAAICDEAVELLFEQADSTDVPDQRQRILIDASAAMDRGELFIPLTAPIRWSLASPLVTGFATNSLGRHPLTGLKLTLAESAP from the coding sequence ATGATCCGCCCTCTCCCCTTCCTGTTCGCGCTTGGCGCTGTCGGCATGCTCACAGCGTGCGGCGACGACAATCCGGGTGAAACACGGGTAATCGTGATCGACGACCAGCCCGAGCTGATCGACGCCGCGCGCACGCCGCCCGATGCAGGCGACGCGGTGCTGATCGATGCGCTTGCGCAGGGCCTGGTGCGTTTCGATGCGCGTGGCCAGGTCGTGCCGGGGCTCGCGGAGCGCTGGCATGTCAGCAATGACGGGCGCAGCTATATCTTCCGTCTGGGCGCTGCCAGCTGGGCGGATGGCCAGCCGGTCGTTGCGCGCGACGTTGCGCAGGCGCTCGAACGACTGGTCGATGCCCCGCGCCACCCGCTGCGCGATGCCTTGCAGAATATCGATGACGTCGTGGCTATGACCGATCGGGTCATCGAGATCCGCCTGTCGCGGCCCCAAGCCGGACTACTGAGTATTCTCGCGCAGCCCGAACTTGGGATCATCAGCCGCGATGGCGGGAGCGGCCCCTTCTTGCTCGGCGAGAATGAGGAAGAAGGCGATGCCGCGGGTTTCCACCTGAGCCGCCTTGTCACCGACCGCGCCAGCGAAACCAGCAGCGAGGAAGTCGTCCACCTCACCGGCCTCGACGCGCAAGCGGCGATCGCCGCCTACCTCGACAGCCAGGCCGATCTCGTGCTTGGCGGGGGCTTCGCGACCTTGCCGTATGCACAGAATGCCAACCTGCCGGGCGGGGCACTGCAGTTCGATCCGGTGCGCGGCCTGTTCGGACTGGTACCGATGCGCAATCGTGGTCCTCTTGCGGATCGTGACTTTCGCCGCGCGCTGAGCCGGTCGGTCGATCGCGCCGCGCTGATCAACGATCTTGGTGTTCCGGGGCTCACGCCGCGCGCGACCATTCTACAGAACGGCCTTGTGGGCGATGTGCGGATCGCAAGCCCGGCATGGCTCGACACGCCCGTCACCGAGCGCCAGGCTGCTATCGCGGCGCGATTGCGCGCGCAACTAGGCCCGGCCGACGCCCAGCAGTCTGCATTGGCCAAGGTTTCGGTCTTTTTGCCGGCAGGGCCAGGCAGCGATATCCTGTTCAATCGGTTGGCAGCCGATTGGGGACGGATCGGGGTGGAAGCGAGCCGCACCGAAAGCGCTGCGCAGGCCGATTATGCCTTGATCGATGTCGTCGCGCCGTCGACCGGGCTCGACTGGTTCGTCAATCGCTTCCGCTGCGCACGCGCCGCGATCTGCGATGAGGCCGTCGAATTGCTGTTCGAGCAGGCCGACAGCACCGACGTGCCCGACCAGCGGCAGCGAATCCTCATCGACGCCAGCGCCGCGATGGACCGGGGCGAGCTGTTCATCCCGCTCACCGCGCCGATACGCTGGTCGTTGGCGAGCCCGCTCGTCACTGGCTTCGCAACCAACAGCCTTGGCCGTCATCCGCTGACCGGCCTGAAACTTACCCTTGCAGAAAGCGCGCCATGA
- a CDS encoding S1 family serine peptidase, with translation MNTSLFGLIALTTMPLSPEANAMQVGADPDARGHVLEMDEMVVEPENDCAPEFQDEEGNCPVKRVAGANAFVANSAMAPWQVSIQSFKYKDLTAEELRAHAEWEHRHKCGGTVISKRWVLTAAHCITDERQKRAFDLRLRIGTKDLEPMGGCEFRVGRRIRHPGWTEDRKADDIGLLEILPHRDPACMAAIKPVKLDYGQVELNDADGVRVFGWGKTKEGSSGRKSARLLGANLEYWVNEECVKELKKKGVDASKVMDSNICAYRDQADACKGDSGGPLVLNKRGQPVVQVGIVSWGRGCARQGVPGIYTRVSSYTDWIEEQTGLRIRPRRAR, from the coding sequence ATGAATACGTCACTGTTCGGATTGATCGCTCTTACGACGATGCCGCTTTCACCAGAGGCTAACGCGATGCAGGTAGGAGCCGACCCCGATGCGCGAGGCCATGTCCTCGAGATGGACGAGATGGTCGTCGAGCCCGAAAATGATTGCGCACCGGAATTCCAGGATGAAGAGGGCAATTGCCCCGTAAAGCGCGTGGCCGGTGCGAACGCTTTCGTCGCGAATAGCGCGATGGCGCCGTGGCAGGTCTCCATCCAGTCCTTCAAGTACAAGGACCTGACGGCCGAAGAATTGCGTGCGCATGCCGAATGGGAGCATCGCCACAAATGCGGCGGCACCGTCATTTCCAAGCGGTGGGTGCTGACGGCTGCGCATTGCATCACGGACGAGCGCCAGAAACGGGCGTTCGATCTTCGCCTGCGCATCGGTACCAAGGATCTCGAACCGATGGGAGGCTGCGAGTTCAGGGTCGGCCGCCGCATCCGCCACCCCGGCTGGACCGAAGACAGAAAGGCTGACGATATCGGCCTCCTTGAGATCCTTCCCCACCGTGATCCCGCCTGCATGGCGGCGATCAAGCCAGTGAAACTCGACTACGGTCAGGTCGAATTGAACGACGCCGACGGCGTGCGGGTTTTCGGCTGGGGCAAGACGAAGGAAGGAAGCTCTGGCCGCAAGTCGGCGCGGCTGCTGGGCGCCAACCTGGAATACTGGGTCAACGAGGAATGCGTCAAAGAGCTCAAAAAAAAGGGCGTCGACGCCAGCAAGGTCATGGACAGCAATATCTGCGCCTATCGCGACCAGGCCGACGCCTGCAAAGGCGATAGCGGGGGCCCGCTAGTCCTCAACAAGAGGGGCCAGCCGGTGGTGCAAGTCGGGATTGTCAGCTGGGGCCGGGGCTGCGCCCGCCAGGGTGTGCCGGGCATCTATACACGCGTCAGCTCCTATACCGACTGGATCGAGGAGCAGACCGGACTGCGGATCAGGCCGCGGCGCGCGCGCTGA
- a CDS encoding (d)CMP kinase translates to MVIAVDGPAASGKGTIAKALARHYDLPHMDTGLLYRAVALSLWRFGGNAGNPFEAVRAVEEIGNIDPEDEELRSETVGELASRVSAYPAVRKALLERQRAFAAQDGGAVLDGRDIGTVIAPQAGAKIFVTASPEIRAERRHKEITARGVNAHYDEVLADIRARDKRDASRDAAPLVRAEDADLLDTSNLSIDAAVQRAIELVEARLQASGLK, encoded by the coding sequence CTGGTCATTGCCGTCGATGGGCCTGCCGCGAGCGGCAAAGGCACCATCGCAAAGGCACTCGCCCGGCATTACGACCTGCCGCACATGGATACGGGCCTGCTGTACCGTGCGGTGGCGCTGTCGCTGTGGCGTTTTGGCGGCAATGCAGGCAATCCGTTCGAGGCAGTCCGTGCAGTCGAAGAGATCGGCAATATCGACCCCGAGGACGAAGAATTGCGCTCGGAGACCGTGGGCGAACTTGCGAGCCGCGTGTCCGCCTATCCCGCGGTACGCAAGGCTCTGCTCGAGCGCCAGCGGGCCTTTGCTGCGCAAGACGGCGGCGCCGTGCTCGACGGGCGCGACATAGGCACCGTGATCGCCCCGCAGGCGGGCGCGAAAATCTTCGTGACGGCTTCACCCGAAATACGGGCAGAGCGCCGCCACAAGGAAATCACTGCCCGCGGCGTCAATGCGCACTACGACGAGGTCCTTGCCGACATCCGCGCCCGCGACAAACGCGACGCCAGCCGCGACGCCGCGCCATTGGTTCGGGCTGAGGACGCGGACTTGCTAGATACGTCCAATCTCTCTATAGACGCCGCCGTCCAACGAGCGATCGAGCTCGTGGAAGCCCGTCTCCAGGCGAGTGGTTTGAAATAG
- a CDS encoding caspase family protein, producing the protein MTGMRLRAIWILLLVTGLFLAPGQSLAQEPAEARPVIDGKRVALVIGNSNYLEDPKWKRLSNAALDAETIAHQLRNPVGGDGQFEVLLLVDADNETMRAGIERFAMLAKEADVALVYFSGHGFMFNLKNYIVPIDAPQAISERTIDRFYIDMADVIAAGQSKGISLFFLDACRTTDALRDTGEDNQVTKFGTIKARGSAVFYSTSDREPAYDAVPPGTQRSPFARAVLRSLQRPGLEFSVFSKDVTAAVYRETTGLTPEQYPFLGSQMFQDFYFVPPKLAAYTNANGQRPVRPVTDEPQPTTRVEESPRSTSTPSQTPPDHEQGVGATDVIRTEEGFAKCLRGELVIDGAQIPAENCRYLASEIEPEPAAGPMVAYSPSILITLPSMTPLDIAAELFDRTDDELMVLDILEDYSPERLHALSDQGDPVAAYILGQMYFDGIGVLRNRSIAGEQFEKSAAKGHPAGQYGLGRFLERMIFEYNEPVEGGGRITDLYRASFAQGFGKAGVRLADLYAEGHIALPDDNPDENIDIWKTMAARGHAGSRYELMVRGIDADAQFAALTADARSANGDAALWLCRYDDKRQALRERFDHCVYAASRGHEMAVIAMATDLYSQGDLNLSRSDLVYWARLAIGSPLLPDQWLPCIEAIADTGQITAACDLGGKGP; encoded by the coding sequence ATGACAGGGATGCGACTTCGGGCGATCTGGATCCTGCTGCTCGTCACAGGGCTATTCCTGGCCCCTGGACAATCTCTGGCGCAGGAGCCGGCCGAGGCGCGTCCGGTCATCGACGGGAAGCGTGTGGCCCTTGTCATCGGCAACAGCAATTATCTTGAAGACCCTAAGTGGAAACGGCTTTCCAACGCGGCGCTCGATGCCGAGACGATAGCGCACCAATTGCGCAATCCGGTGGGCGGCGACGGGCAATTCGAGGTGCTGCTTCTGGTCGATGCAGATAACGAAACGATGCGCGCGGGTATCGAGCGTTTCGCAATGCTCGCCAAGGAAGCCGACGTGGCGCTGGTCTATTTCTCGGGTCACGGTTTCATGTTCAATCTGAAAAATTACATCGTTCCGATCGACGCACCCCAAGCCATTTCGGAACGCACGATCGACCGCTTCTACATCGACATGGCTGACGTCATTGCCGCGGGTCAATCGAAGGGGATCAGCCTGTTTTTCCTCGATGCGTGCCGGACGACCGATGCGCTCAGGGACACGGGGGAAGACAACCAGGTCACCAAATTCGGGACGATCAAGGCCCGCGGTTCGGCGGTCTTCTATTCCACCTCGGACCGCGAACCAGCCTATGACGCAGTGCCGCCCGGCACGCAGCGTAGCCCGTTCGCGCGCGCGGTGCTGCGGTCGTTGCAACGGCCGGGTTTGGAATTCTCCGTGTTTTCGAAGGATGTGACCGCCGCAGTGTATCGCGAGACGACAGGGCTGACCCCGGAACAGTATCCCTTCCTCGGCTCGCAAATGTTCCAGGATTTCTACTTCGTTCCGCCCAAGCTCGCGGCGTATACGAACGCGAACGGGCAGCGCCCCGTGCGGCCAGTCACGGACGAACCACAGCCAACCACTCGTGTGGAGGAAAGCCCGCGCAGCACTAGCACGCCTTCACAGACACCGCCTGATCACGAGCAAGGCGTGGGGGCGACCGACGTCATCCGCACGGAGGAAGGTTTTGCGAAATGCTTGCGCGGCGAGCTTGTGATCGACGGCGCGCAGATCCCCGCTGAAAACTGTCGATACCTTGCCTCGGAGATCGAGCCGGAGCCGGCGGCAGGCCCTATGGTTGCCTACTCGCCCAGCATCCTGATCACGCTGCCGTCGATGACGCCGCTCGACATTGCTGCCGAGCTTTTTGACCGGACTGACGACGAACTCATGGTGCTCGACATTCTGGAGGACTATTCGCCCGAGCGTCTCCACGCGCTGAGCGACCAAGGCGATCCCGTCGCTGCCTATATCCTTGGCCAGATGTATTTCGACGGTATCGGCGTGCTTCGCAATCGGTCCATCGCCGGTGAGCAATTCGAAAAGTCGGCGGCGAAAGGGCATCCCGCGGGACAATATGGCCTGGGCCGTTTCCTGGAGCGGATGATCTTCGAGTATAACGAGCCGGTCGAAGGTGGTGGCCGCATTACCGACCTCTACCGCGCGTCGTTTGCGCAGGGCTTTGGCAAGGCAGGGGTGCGATTGGCCGATCTCTATGCCGAAGGCCATATCGCGCTGCCCGACGACAATCCCGATGAGAATATCGACATATGGAAGACAATGGCGGCCCGCGGTCATGCGGGGTCTCGCTATGAACTGATGGTGCGCGGCATCGATGCGGACGCGCAGTTCGCGGCACTAACGGCAGATGCGCGCAGCGCTAACGGCGACGCTGCCTTGTGGCTATGCCGCTACGATGACAAACGGCAAGCTTTGCGTGAGCGTTTTGACCATTGTGTCTATGCTGCCAGCCGAGGCCATGAGATGGCCGTCATCGCGATGGCCACCGATCTCTATTCGCAGGGCGACCTTAACTTGAGCCGATCGGACCTTGTCTATTGGGCGCGGCTGGCGATTGGTAGCCCGCTGCTGCCCGATCAATGGCTGCCCTGCATCGAGGCCATTGCCGACACCGGGCAGATCACCGCTGCTTGCGATCTGGGCGGCAAGGGCCCCTGA
- a CDS encoding FYDLN acid domain-containing protein: MVKPEWGTKRTCPKCGTRFYDLGKDDPVTCIECDEQWVPEPVLKSKQPMPFEDKDDKKKDDDDLAADDLEDVEDDDGGSADDDVDLDTGDADIKVVKDDDGDDDN; this comes from the coding sequence ATGGTAAAACCCGAATGGGGTACCAAGCGCACCTGCCCGAAATGCGGCACGCGCTTTTATGATCTGGGCAAGGACGATCCCGTCACCTGCATCGAATGCGATGAGCAGTGGGTGCCCGAGCCCGTGCTGAAATCCAAGCAGCCGATGCCGTTCGAAGACAAGGACGACAAGAAGAAGGACGACGACGATCTGGCCGCCGACGACCTTGAGGATGTCGAGGACGATGATGGCGGCAGCGCGGACGACGATGTTGACCTGGATACCGGCGATGCCGACATCAAGGTCGTCAAGGACGACGACGGCGACGACGATAATTAA
- a CDS encoding Flp family type IVb pilin, with the protein MSKFVKMLKNEEGATAIEYGLIAALIAVAAIGAMGAIGDGLDSTFNDVASEL; encoded by the coding sequence ATGAGCAAGTTTGTTAAGATGCTGAAGAACGAAGAAGGCGCGACGGCCATTGAATACGGCCTGATTGCTGCCCTTATTGCGGTTGCTGCTATCGGTGCCATGGGCGCCATCGGCGACGGCCTCGACAGCACCTTCAACGACGTGGCTTCGGAACTCTAA
- a CDS encoding transglycosylase domain-containing protein — MGFFWRKKVQEPPMWHVPEYDGEWEGTANPVPPPDDPPDGMAPLPPKRRRFRWFRWGFMALSLLFLFTIIWLIVTAPLGRALEPLDDPAMLFVSVEGQPIARHGQIKDEPVDVAQLPAHVSGAFVAIEDKRFRQHWGVDPVGIGRAAWTNAQAGGIRQGGSTITQQLAKTSFLSSERSMKRKAQEAIIALWLEGWLTKDEILSRYLSSIYFGDGVYGLRAASRHYFDAEPENLQLGQAAMLAGMVKAPSRLAPTRNLEGARERSKLVLAAMAEQQMISEEQRAAARMARPVGQGARVPTGTYFADWVSPYAAQMVGADYGLATVPTTLDADLQRLAVRSVINAPIGNAQIGFVAMRPTGEVVAMVGGRSYKKSPFNRATQAKRQPGSAFKTIVYLAALRSGWSPDDIIEDAPVSIDGWSPSNSDGKFRGPITLREAFARSSNAATVRLAERVGRDRIIRTARELGITSELTDSPSLALGTSGIPLIELTAAYAAIYSGRYPVDVTGLAADRDSDDIGRLLASQARMDSDEVWAPMLDLLYAATNNGTGRRAALRTPTFGKTGTTQENRDAVYIGFAGNLVVGVWVGHDDNASLGNISGGNAPAQVFRNFMAGALQVDGARGPRLPRRFGAPPPPPPRLPPVNDKDNPLEKIVREIEKIFS; from the coding sequence ATGGGGTTTTTCTGGCGCAAAAAGGTGCAAGAGCCCCCGATGTGGCACGTCCCCGAATATGATGGGGAATGGGAAGGCACGGCCAACCCCGTCCCACCGCCTGACGATCCTCCCGATGGCATGGCGCCGCTGCCACCCAAGCGCCGTCGTTTCCGCTGGTTTCGTTGGGGCTTCATGGCGCTGTCCCTGCTATTCCTTTTCACCATCATATGGCTGATCGTGACCGCGCCGCTGGGGCGCGCGCTCGAACCGCTCGATGATCCGGCGATGCTTTTCGTGTCCGTCGAAGGGCAGCCCATTGCGCGTCACGGGCAGATCAAGGACGAACCGGTCGACGTGGCGCAATTGCCCGCGCATGTATCGGGTGCATTCGTTGCCATCGAGGACAAGAGATTTCGCCAGCACTGGGGCGTCGATCCGGTCGGCATCGGGCGTGCCGCGTGGACCAATGCGCAGGCTGGCGGCATCCGCCAAGGTGGCTCGACCATTACGCAGCAACTCGCCAAGACCAGCTTCCTGTCGTCGGAACGATCGATGAAGCGCAAGGCGCAGGAAGCGATCATCGCGCTATGGCTCGAAGGCTGGCTGACGAAGGACGAAATCCTCTCGCGCTATCTGTCGAGCATCTATTTCGGCGATGGGGTCTACGGGCTGCGCGCGGCGAGCCGCCACTACTTCGATGCCGAACCCGAAAATTTGCAGCTTGGCCAGGCCGCCATGCTGGCCGGCATGGTCAAGGCGCCATCGCGCCTCGCACCGACGCGTAACCTGGAAGGTGCGCGCGAACGATCCAAGCTCGTGCTTGCCGCGATGGCCGAACAGCAAATGATCAGCGAGGAGCAGCGCGCCGCAGCGCGCATGGCGCGGCCGGTGGGGCAGGGGGCGCGCGTGCCGACCGGCACTTATTTCGCGGACTGGGTCTCGCCATACGCAGCGCAGATGGTCGGGGCCGACTATGGGCTGGCCACGGTGCCCACCACGCTCGACGCCGATTTGCAGCGCCTTGCGGTGCGGAGCGTTATCAACGCGCCGATCGGCAATGCGCAGATCGGGTTCGTCGCGATGCGACCGACGGGGGAGGTCGTCGCGATGGTCGGCGGACGCAGCTACAAGAAGTCGCCCTTCAACCGCGCCACGCAGGCCAAACGCCAACCCGGAAGCGCGTTCAAGACGATCGTCTATCTCGCCGCGCTGCGATCGGGGTGGAGCCCCGACGATATTATCGAAGACGCGCCGGTCAGCATCGACGGTTGGAGTCCCTCTAACAGCGATGGCAAGTTTCGTGGGCCGATCACGCTGCGCGAAGCGTTCGCCCGTTCCTCGAACGCCGCGACGGTGCGGTTGGCGGAAAGAGTGGGGCGGGACCGCATCATCCGCACCGCGCGCGAACTGGGCATCACGTCCGAGTTGACCGATAGCCCCAGCCTTGCGCTCGGCACATCGGGCATTCCGCTCATCGAACTGACGGCGGCTTATGCAGCGATCTACTCAGGACGCTATCCGGTCGACGTCACAGGACTGGCGGCCGATCGCGATAGCGACGATATCGGCCGCCTGCTTGCTTCGCAGGCGCGCATGGACAGCGATGAAGTCTGGGCGCCGATGCTGGACCTCTTATATGCCGCCACCAACAACGGGACGGGTCGCCGCGCTGCCTTGCGCACGCCGACGTTCGGCAAGACCGGGACAACGCAGGAGAATCGCGACGCCGTCTACATTGGTTTTGCCGGCAACCTGGTGGTCGGTGTCTGGGTCGGGCATGATGATAACGCCTCGCTCGGCAATATCAGCGGCGGCAACGCGCCGGCGCAAGTGTTCCGCAATTTCATGGCCGGTGCGCTTCAGGTCGATGGCGCTCGCGGTCCCCGCTTGCCGCGTCGCTTTGGCGCCCCGCCACCGCCGCCACCACGACTGCCGCCGGTTAACGACAAGGACAATCCGCTTGAGAAAATTGTCCGGGAAATCGAGAAAATTTTCAGCTAA
- a CDS encoding DUF4112 domain-containing protein: MTDPIYPPHGAASRRTDPHSIRTRVETLEKLLERMFVVPGINQPVGLDAILSLIPGVGSVSAAALGSYIIWEARNLNLSKWHMARMSLNTGFDMLLGAIPVIGVVPDFFFRSNSRNLRIIRKHLDKHHPQTRTIDA; encoded by the coding sequence ATGACCGATCCGATCTACCCGCCACACGGTGCCGCAAGCCGCCGCACCGACCCGCACTCGATCCGCACCCGGGTCGAAACGCTGGAAAAATTGCTGGAGCGAATGTTTGTCGTCCCGGGGATCAACCAGCCGGTGGGACTGGACGCAATCCTCAGCCTCATTCCGGGCGTCGGATCGGTCAGCGCCGCGGCGCTGGGCAGCTATATCATCTGGGAAGCCCGCAACCTCAACCTGTCCAAATGGCATATGGCACGGATGAGCCTGAACACCGGCTTCGACATGCTGCTTGGCGCCATCCCCGTGATCGGCGTGGTGCCCGATTTCTTCTTCCGGTCGAACAGCCGAAACCTGCGCATTATCCGCAAGCATCTCGACAAGCACCACCCGCAAACGCGCACCATCGACGCGTAA
- a CDS encoding TIR domain-containing protein, whose protein sequence is MSDIFISYARSTEAVAKAAADSLRQAGFKVWRDDELPAHRSYSEVIEERLQNAKAVLVLWSAEAVRSQWVRAEADIAREAGTLVQMSVDGTTPPIPFNQIQCADLADWSGTADHAGWKKILDSIGSLVGPTLSPSAPATETPKSDRKRIIVLPFQNMSGDSEQEYFSDGISEDIITDLAKVSALDVVSRNQAFSLKGKQIEIDRLGADMGVSHVVEGSVRKAGGRVRITAQLTDAENCNQIWAERYDRELQDIFALQDEISKAIVAALRLNLLPKEKKAIEERGTSNSDAYNLYLKARQHWISSNDSDSGPLDTVIRISRQATAIDPDYAKAWGLMALAQARLIVTFNRKVDARSAAKTALSIDPDLPEARLALALLAAGDSDFDEANREVAAALAVDPESFEVNKVAARIFFQQEDIDKAIEHYEKAVAMVDGDYHASGMLLTCYEAKGDTDNSNRTAQMTIDRCKAALEKDPGNGGAYGMGAGGLAVLGMADEAREWTRKALLIDPENQSMRYNLACNLTRSLHDDDAAMDILETLFQETGTALLVHAEADPDLHRIRGNPRFQKMLADAKERASAQ, encoded by the coding sequence ATGAGCGACATCTTCATCTCCTATGCGCGCTCGACCGAAGCGGTGGCCAAGGCGGCAGCGGACTCGCTGCGCCAGGCCGGTTTCAAGGTCTGGCGCGACGATGAGCTTCCCGCGCACCGTTCATACAGCGAGGTAATCGAAGAACGGCTGCAAAACGCCAAGGCGGTGCTGGTGCTATGGTCGGCCGAGGCGGTGCGATCGCAATGGGTCCGCGCCGAAGCCGATATTGCGCGGGAAGCCGGGACGCTGGTGCAGATGAGCGTCGATGGCACGACGCCGCCCATTCCGTTCAACCAGATCCAGTGCGCCGACCTCGCCGACTGGTCGGGCACTGCCGATCACGCGGGCTGGAAGAAAATTCTCGACAGTATCGGCTCGCTCGTCGGCCCGACATTGTCGCCAAGCGCGCCTGCGACAGAAACGCCAAAGTCGGATCGCAAGCGGATCATCGTGCTGCCCTTCCAGAACATGAGCGGCGATAGCGAGCAGGAATATTTCTCCGACGGCATCAGCGAAGACATCATCACCGACCTTGCCAAGGTATCGGCGCTCGATGTCGTCTCGCGAAACCAGGCCTTCTCGCTCAAGGGCAAGCAGATCGAGATCGACCGTCTCGGCGCCGACATGGGGGTCAGCCATGTCGTCGAAGGCAGCGTGCGCAAGGCCGGCGGGCGCGTTCGCATCACCGCGCAGCTTACCGATGCGGAGAATTGCAACCAGATCTGGGCCGAGCGCTACGATCGCGAATTGCAGGACATTTTCGCGCTGCAGGACGAGATCTCGAAGGCCATCGTGGCGGCGCTTCGCCTCAACCTCCTGCCCAAGGAGAAGAAGGCGATCGAGGAGCGCGGCACGAGCAACTCGGATGCCTACAATCTCTATCTCAAGGCCCGCCAGCACTGGATCAGCAGCAATGACAGCGATTCCGGCCCGCTGGACACCGTCATCCGTATCAGTCGCCAGGCCACCGCGATCGATCCCGACTATGCCAAGGCGTGGGGGCTGATGGCGCTGGCCCAGGCGCGGCTGATTGTCACTTTCAATCGCAAGGTCGACGCGCGCAGCGCGGCCAAGACGGCGCTGTCGATCGATCCCGACCTTCCCGAAGCGCGTCTGGCCCTGGCGCTGCTTGCCGCCGGGGACAGCGATTTCGACGAAGCCAATCGCGAGGTGGCGGCGGCGCTGGCGGTCGATCCCGAAAGCTTCGAGGTCAACAAGGTCGCGGCGCGCATTTTCTTCCAGCAAGAAGATATCGACAAGGCGATCGAGCATTATGAAAAGGCCGTGGCGATGGTCGATGGCGACTATCACGCGTCGGGCATGCTGCTCACCTGCTACGAAGCCAAGGGCGACACGGACAACAGCAATCGCACCGCGCAGATGACCATCGATCGTTGCAAGGCGGCGCTGGAAAAGGACCCTGGCAATGGCGGCGCCTATGGCATGGGGGCGGGCGGACTGGCGGTGCTCGGCATGGCCGACGAAGCACGCGAATGGACGCGCAAGGCGTTGCTGATCGATCCTGAAAACCAGAGCATGCGCTATAACTTGGCCTGCAACCTGACCCGCTCGTTACACGATGACGACGCTGCCATGGATATTTTGGAGACGCTTTTCCAGGAAACAGGAACGGCGCTGCTCGTGCACGCCGAGGCCGATCCCGATCTCCATCGTATCAGGGGCAACCCGCGCTTCCAGAAGATGCTGGCCGACGCCAAGGAACGCGCTTCGGCCCAATAG
- a CDS encoding L,D-transpeptidase family protein, with protein MKKLALALAAGALALNSPALAEMNITTIETVEAKQTSTELADEAYADFVMQFDRTSLKPNSYVWDAKGVSGEARVVVSLDRQMAFAYKGDTLVGAASVSTAKEGKLTPKGIFPIWLKKPMHYSSKYDNAPMPYMQMIDKYGIALHAGHNPGYPASAGCIRLPQQFAKNLYGITSLESTVYIGA; from the coding sequence ATGAAGAAGCTAGCACTTGCGCTGGCAGCGGGTGCGCTCGCCCTGAATTCACCCGCTCTAGCCGAAATGAACATCACCACGATCGAGACGGTCGAAGCCAAGCAAACCTCGACCGAACTTGCCGACGAAGCTTATGCCGATTTCGTCATGCAATTCGACCGCACCTCCCTCAAACCCAACAGCTATGTATGGGACGCAAAGGGCGTTAGCGGTGAGGCCCGCGTCGTCGTGTCGCTCGATCGGCAGATGGCCTTTGCCTACAAGGGCGACACGCTCGTTGGCGCTGCATCGGTCTCGACCGCCAAGGAAGGCAAGCTGACGCCCAAGGGTATCTTCCCGATCTGGCTGAAAAAGCCGATGCATTATTCGTCCAAGTACGACAATGCACCGATGCCCTACATGCAGATGATCGACAAATACGGCATCGCGCTGCACGCCGGCCATAACCCTGGCTACCCCGCTAGTGCTGGCTGTATTCGCCTGCCCCAGCAGTTCGCCAAGAATCTTTATGGCATCACCAGTCTGGAATCGACGGTCTATATCGGCGCGTAA